The genomic interval TCTATGGTATTCGTGTTCTGAAGAATGTAGATCGTATCAAACGTCTGTAAGGCGGCGATCACGCCAATGACAAGGTTATAGAACATCGCTGGGGAGATGAGCGGGAGGGTGATTTTGAAGAATTGTTGAATCCGACTCGCCCCGTCTACCTGTGCCGCCTCATAAAACGATTTTGGCACGCCTTTCAAGGCGGCAAGGAAGATCAACATCCCCGCCCCGCTGCTCCACATCGTGATTAAGACAAGCGACGGTTTTGACCACAATTCATTCGTCATCCACAGAGGTAGGCGGTTTGGCTCTGGAAAGGTCGTCGCCATCTGTCGGAATAGTGTGAAATGGTAGCTTGGTTTACCCGTTGCCGCAGTGTAGGCGTCAAATGCCTGAAAATACCGCGCTCCATCAATGATGGTACTCAGGGCGAGTATCCCAAAAATGATCAACGCCCCGGCAACTAAACGCCGCCGTAACTGCGCCCGTGCGCCGTCCCCAATCACGGCGATGGTACTGACCGACGAGACGCCGATCAGGGTCAGCCCACCAGCAAGGTAGAACCACAAACTGGAAAGCGTCTCACTGGCATACACTTTCCGCAGATAATCAAGGTTTTCTGGCTGCTCTAGCGTCGTTTGGAAGGTGAACAGTTTCCCTATGAGGGCGACCTTGCCCGGCTGCACCCACGATCCAGTGATGGGGGCATCAGTCAACAGCTTGATAACGAGCCCAAAGCAAAAAATGATGATAAAAATCTGCGCCACACGCCACGCATTTGCCCGTTTTCCATCTGTCCAATCCCCGCGTGAGAGGTAAATCAGGGTGAGAACAGTGATCACAACGGGAATGGCGTACTTGAACGGACCAATCGGGTCACCCCGCGTGAAGCCTGCCCACAACGCGCTGAAGGTCTCCATCACATAGATGAAGCCGCGATACAGCCAACCAAAGACAAAGAATGAATCAGCAAGCTTGCGTAAGGCGATGTTTACAAAACCGCCGTTTGTGCCAAGCATGTAACGCCATGCCAGCAGCGCCGCCGCACTCCCCGCCAAGAGGACAGGTAGATAAAAAATTGTCCGAAAGCCTTTGATCAACGGCAAGTCGCGGTTGAGCAAAAGCGCCATGCCCAGCGCGGCAAAAATCTGAAGCGGCACGCCGATCAGGGCGTAGTATAACGAGTTAAACAACGCTCCGGCAAACTGCCGCCCTTGAGTCGTTGCGCTGTTGAAGAGGGTCTGATAATTTCCCAAACTCAAGGTTGTAATTGGCTCGCCTAATTTATAGTTTGTAAAGCTATAGTAAAAACTGACGAGAGACGGACCCAAGACGAAGATAAAAAAGCCGACGATCCACGGTCCGGCAAAGGCAACCCCCACAAACACTTTTCGTTGTTCGCCAGCGGAAAGCCCCCGCGCCCGTGCAACGAGGCGACCAAGATAGCCCAAGGCTACGCTCGTCACAGCGATGAAGACAAGGGTTGCACACGCCCAAAGCAGATTGTGGATGCGATAGTCAGCAGCGGTTGAGAGTGGCATGGCATAAATCCCTAATACTAAAGTAGTGCATCAGGCAGAGTGATAGGAGATACCGCAACCGCGCCCGGTTAGGGGCGCGGCGCGGTGTGTCGTGGAGTGCGGAAGGACGTTAGTTGATAAAGCCGGCTGCCTTCAAGATAGCGTCGTATTCGCTCTTGAGATTCGCCTGCGTATCCTCAAGTGATTGTTGGTCGGTCAGGAACTTCGTGATCTGCTCAACGAGCAGCGGACGCAGTTCGGCACTGGCACGGATGTCGGAGAAGCCACGCCCGTACTCTTCAGCGAGTCCGAGCAAGCGATCCCACACCGGGCTGTTGGCGCGAATGTCCGTCCATGCGTCAGTACGCACAGGGGTGAAGCCAGCCGCCTTGTTCAATGCCAGCGCATATTCTTTCGTGCCGAGGAACTTCAGGAAGTCTGCCACCACTGGCAATTTTTCGGCAGGAACATACGCGGGGACGGAGAGCCAGTCGGTGAAGACCTGCACTACAGGGCTGCCGTTCGCGCCCGCCGGATACGGCTCAATGGCGACGCTCTCCCACACCTTATCGCTCAGCGCAGGTACGTTCCACATGGGGAAGATACCGCTGACGACCTTGCCCGACCCCAGAGGTGTCCCTTCAATCGGGGGCAGCCCAGCGGTTTGCTCGGTGGGCAGAACCAAACGGCGGCGATCATACATGAACTGCAACGCTTCGGCGGTGGCGGCGCTGTCAAAGGCGCTCGTGCCGTCTTCGTTGTAGAGTTCCCCACCTGCCGACCACACATAGGCGATGAATTCCTGCGCGTCGAACAAGCCACCACCGATGTCGATGAAGCCTTGCTTGGAGACTGCGCCATCAGCGCTGAATTCGGTGTTCGCCTTCACGAAGTCCAACGCCTCGGCAAAGGTCAAAGGCGCTTTGAATTCGCCCGTCACCAAGTCCGTGCGGTAGAAGATCGGGCGGGGGGACATGAGCAGCGGCAAACCGCGCAGCTTGCCATCAAATTTCGCCGTGTCCAACGCAGCGGGGAGGAAGTTGCTGAGTTCAGACCAATCGGCAAGCAAGGGGTCCATATCAGTGAGGAGTTTGCCATAGGTGGCAGCGTATTCCGAGCCAAGATACACAATGTCGGGACCATCGCCCGCTGTGATCCAGCCGGCAACGGTGGCGTCAAAATCGCCCCAACCACCGGTCAAAATTTCCAGCGTGACGTCTGCATGATCCTTTTGGAAGGCAGGGAAGACGACTTCGCGGAACCACTTCATCGTGTCATCAGACAAGCCCGTGATGTAAATTTCGAGGCTCGTCCCCGACGCACGGACGGGACGTGCAGCACCGGCAAAGCCCGCCACAATAAGCGCGGCGACTACGATCAAACTAAAAACGCGGAACAGTTTACGAGACATGATTTTCGCTCCTCTATTTCGAAGCCACGTGTTTGTGACAACGTTCACAGTTAGTTAAGTAACTTTACTAACTAACCGGATTAGTGGTAGTATAGGCGCATAAGGCAAACCGAGTCAACGGGAATTTGTCAAGAAATTGTTAGGATATTCGAGGAGTTTGGTCATGTATCACATTGAGCGCGAAATTGCCGAACAACCAGAGGTCATGCGCCGCCTGATTACCGAGGGAATGCCCCTTGCCGAGCAGATTGCCGCTGCTATCCGTGCCTTTAACCCCGCCTTTGTCACGATTGCTGCACGGGGAACAAGCGATAACGCCGGACGCTATGCGCAATACCTATGGGGTATTCGCGCCGGACTTTCCGTTGGCTTGGCGACACCCTCCGTCCACACCCTTTACGAGGCTGCCCCCAACCTGAGTCGCGCTGTCGTCATTGGTATTTCACAATCGGGGCGGGCGGAAGATGTGCGCAAGGTACTCGATGACGCACGGGCGCAGGGGGCGCTCACCATCAGCCTGACAAACAACGCCGAATCGCCCCTTGCTCAAAGCGCCCTCTACCACCTCCCGCTAATGGCGGGGGAGGAAATCAGCGTTGCTGCCACAAAAACCTATACCGCCCAATTGACCGCCGTCGCGCTGATTGCCGCCGCCCTGACCGAGAACGCCGAAATGCGCGACTATCTGGCGAAACTCCCCGATCTTGCCGCTGAGACGATTCGGGGGACGGAAGGGATTCGGGCGTGGGCAGAGCGCTACCGTTATATGGATCGCTTTGTCACCACCGGACGCGGCTATAACTACTGCACCGCCTTTGAGATCAGCCTGAAGGTGAAGGAACTGTGTTATGTCACGGGCGTTGAATACAGCGAGGCGGATTTCCGGCACGGACCGATTGCGATGGTCAGCAGGGGGTTTCCCGTCTTTAGCATTGCGCCGGCGGGAAAGGCGCTGCCAAACATGATTAGCCTTCTGGAAAAACTAAACGAGCGCGGCGCAGAAAACATCGTGATCACCAATGACGATGCGGCGGCGGCGCTTGGTGTGCGGGCAATGCGCATTCCGGCGGGCGTCCCTGAGTGGCTGACGCCTCTTCTCGCTGTCATTCCGGGGCAGGTGTTCGCCTACCAATTGGCGCTGGCAAAAGGACACAGCGTCGATCAGCCAGAGGGCTTGCGCAAAGTGACGATCACTCAGTAACACCAGCACCCTTCTGTGAGCAGTCCGACAGTGGTCATTTTCCCCTACGCCGCCTATTCCCACCATACCCCTTTGCAAAATAGTGCGGGGTTAGTAGGGGCATGACATGTCATGCCCCTACTAGGTGGTGATCGGTAACCACGTCCTCTATGATGTAGTTCGTAGGGATGGGGGATTCCTAGAAATCCCTGCGGTGAGGTACTAGGTTGCTGTGTATCGCTCCTTTCGATGTGCTTTTGGGGGTAACCTTCCCCAGAACGGGGATTGCTATCCGCCGCCGATTCAGCGAGAATCATCCCCATGATTGACGAAGCAACCATTTACGTAAAAAGCGGGAAGGGTGGCGATGGATTTGTCCACTTCCACCGCGAGAAATTTGTCTCTAGAGGCGGTCCCGATGGCGGTGACGGCGGACGGGGCGGAAGCGTGATCCTTGTTGGAACACGGCGGGTAAACACCCTTTATTCCTTCCTTCACAAGAAAAAATTTGTTGCCGCTGATGGCAAAAACGGCAGCATTGTCAACCGCACGGGAAGCAGCGCGGATAACCTGCGTATTGATGTTCCCCTCGGCACGCTTGTTCGCGATGCGGCGACGAATGACCTGCTTGCCGACCTCACCACCGAGGGGCAAGAGATCGTGGTGGCAAAGGGCGGGCGCGGCGGGCGCGGAAACCAGCACTATGCCACCAGTACAAACCAGGCACCGCGCATGGCGGAACGCGGCGTCCCGGGCGAAGAACGCCGCATCAAACTGGAACTCCGCCTGATTGCCGATGTGGGCATTGTTGGCGTCCCTAACGCCGGAAAATCAACACTTCTCTCAGTGATTAGCAATGCCAAACCGAAGATTGCCGCCTATCCCTTCACCACCTTAGAACCGCAGTTGGGCGTTGTTGTGGTCGGGGATCGAGATATTGTCGTTGCCGACATTCCCGGTCTAATCGAAGGGGCGCACATGGGTATCGGCTTGGGGCATACCTTTTTACGCCATATCCAGCGCACTCGCGTCCTGATTCACCTCTTAGACGGGGCGGGCGAAAACCCCCTTGCCGATTTCAACCAGATCAACGCCGAACTCGCCCTCTTTGACGAGGATTTGGCAAAAAAGCCGCAGATTGTCGCCCTCAATAAGATAGACCTCCCCGATGCCGAGGCGCATTGGGAGGCAGTAGAGCGGGCGCTGACGGACAAGGGCTACACGGTGGTGAAACTCTCCGCCGCTACCCAAAGCGGCACGCAAGACCTAATGAACCGTGTCGCCGCGATCTTGGCAGCGCTCCCCGACACACTGGAGGCGCTCACTGAGGAAGTCATGCCCCTCTATGCCTATACCGAGGATGAAGAATCCGCCTTCACCATCAGTCGCGATGCGAACGGCGCCTACCATGTGCGCGGAAAGCGCATTGAGCGGGCAGCGGCAATGACCTATTGGGAATTTGAGGAAACGCTCAACCGCTTCCAAAAAATCTTAGAGGTCTTGGGAATCACGAAGGCGCTGATCGCGGCGGGCGTGCAGGTGGGCGATACCGTCTTTATCGGTGACTATGAGTTGGAGTGGACGCACTAATGACGGGCATCAGCGGGAACATCGGGATCATTGGAGGGACGTTCGACCCACCGCACATTGGGCATTTGATCCTTGCTGAAACGGCTGCCGACGTACTGAGTCTAGACCGCGTGCTGTTTGCCCCCGCCGCCGATCCGCCCCATAAGCAGCACCACAAACAGCAAGGGGCGATGACCCCCGCCCCGCAGCGCGTGGCGATGGTTGAACGGGCAATTGCCGAGAACCCTCGCTTTGCGCTCTCCCGCGTTGATCTGGATCGGGAGGGACCCCATTATACGGTGGACATGCTGCGCTTGCTCTGCGAGGAATCACCTACGGCGCAGCTTTATTTCCTGATGGGGGGCGATTCGCTGGCGGATTTTCCCAAGTGGCGTGATCCAGAGGGGATTCTTGCGCTGGCACGCTTGGCAGTGATCCGCCGTCCGGGAGATGCCGTCAGTTTTGAGGCACTGCGGGCGGTGATCCCGCAGATCGAGGAACGGGCGGTGATTATGGATGCCCCTTTGATGAGTCTTTCCGGCTACAGCGTGCGGGCGTTGATCGCGGCGGGGCGCTCCGTCCGCTATCAAATTCCCGATCCAGTGGCGGCATACATTCGAGACATGGGGTTGTATCGCTAAGGTGGTGAGGTGGAGCTATTCTGTTATGACCCTTTTGTGATCCGCGACGAGGCGTGTTTTTTGATACAATATAACTAGGTCATTGCAAAGAATTTTTGTGCCATGTTCCGTTTACTCTATCGACACTTCATCACCCGCTATCCCTACCTCAACCCGCTGCACCCTATTGCGCGGCGGGAGGCACACTTCGCTCATCCACAGCCGCTCCCGCTCACCTTTCGGCGGCTGACAAACATCTGGACGCTGCTCGGCTACGCGGCAATGGTACACGGGGTTCTTTTTGTGGTGTCGGTCATTTCCTACAACCGTATGAACAGCTTTGGCGGCGGCGGTGTGGTGCTGCCCATCCTCTCCCCCTTTTTGACGCCCTTTGGGACGCCCCTTGCCGCCGCCTTTTTGAGTTCCCTGCTCTATTGGGCAATGCTGATCGGGCTGATCTACCACACGACGCTAACCCTTAGCGCCGAATTGGAACGGGGTTCATGGGTTTTCTTACGGCTGACGCCCTATCCCACACACGAGATTGTTTTAGCAAAACTTGCCGCCGTCGCCCGTGATTGGGCGGGAATCGTGCGAACGCTGCTCATTGTGCGGCTGATCGCCGCCCTCATTTTGCCGATCTCGGTTGTCTCCCAACGGACACGAGAGACGACGCTGTTCACCGGGCTTGATCTCGCCAGCTTTGGCGTGTTCATGCTTCAGCCCTTTGCCGAAGGGGCAATGGTCATGGGCATCGCGGCGCTCTCCGCCGTCCTCATCCGGCAGACCTTTTGGGCGCGGATTACCGCGCTTGGGGGGGCGGCTTTGGCTCTGGGGCTGACCAACGGATTGATGGGCGCGTGGCTCACTTTCACCTCTCCAATGGGGTCGCTTGGCGCAATGTTCATCCCCTTAGGGCATTGGACACCCCTCTTTGCCGCCGTTGTGCCACCTAAAGATGGAGCGATGTTCCTCTTGCAAACAGTGATCTTGGTTGCCCTCGTCCTACTCGTCCCCCTCATTGTTGCCTACAGCACAATGCGGCTGGCAACGAAACGCTTGGACGTTGCCCTCTAATTCCCCTTCGCTACAATGATCTGGTAACGATCTTTTATTGCCTGGTGAGCCTAACCCACCAACAGCAAATCCCGCAGGCTTTGGACAAAGGTGGTTGGGCTGATTGGCTTCGAGAAATAGGCATTGAAGCCAGCGCTTTGGGCATCCTCGGCAACGGTGGTCGAGTGATAGGCGATAATTGCAATCACAGGAAGGTCTTCTGTGCGGGCATCGGCACGGATATTTTGGAGCGTTTGCCACCCATCCATTTCGGGCATGGCAAGGTCGGTAATGACCAGATCAGGGGCAAGGTCAAAAAGCATTGCCAGGCATTCAACGCCGTTTGCGGCATGATGCACCTCAATCCCGTAATGGGTCAAAATTTTGGTGACCAATTGAACATCGTCAAAGGAATCTTCCGCCAAGAGAATTCGCCACGTTTGATCGTTCATGTGTAGGTGTCCTATGCGGTTCGTCATGTTCCTGCGGTGTCTAGCTGTGTAACAACCTCTGTAATTTCCTTGACGAAGGTGATAAGCGAGAATGGCTTGCCAATGTACCCATCAACCCCCGCATTACGGATGCTGTCTTCGTCGCCAATCATGGCGTTGGCGGTGAGAGCAATCACTGGCACGCTTTGAACTGTGGGGCGGGAACGAATTACCCCCAAAAGCGCGTAACCATCCATAGAAGGCATTGAAATGTCCGAAAGAATCAGGGTTGGCTAGAGCGTTTTTAACAGGGCTAAACCGCGCTCTACGGAAAGCGCTGTGTGGACGGTTGCACCATAAAACTCCAACAACTTAGATGCCACAGTTAGGGTATCCTGATCATCCTCGACAATAAGAACAATCCATCCCTTTAGATCAATACTGTTTTGTGTCCTTAGAGACATTTTAGGCGATTTCTCCCTTTGACCTTATTCATCTTTCGTTACAAAGTGGGATTTAGGCGGGAATCAGGGGGAGGGTCACGGTGAACGTGCTGCCTTGACCGGGCGTGCTTTGAACGCGCACATTGCCGCTCATCAGCAGGGCAAGTTTGCGGACAATGGCCAAGCCTAAGCCCGTCCCATTGTGTTGGCGGTTGGCAGCAGAATCACCTTGACGAAACTCATCAAAGATCGTCTCCTGAAGGTGGGAAGGAATCCCCATTCCGCTATCGGTTACCGCCAGTGACCACGAGGCATCACTCACTTTTTTAAGATGCACCTCCACAGCGCCTTTTTCGGTAAATTTAAGGGCATTGGAGAGCAAATTGACGACGATTTGTTTCACCCGCCCCATATCGCCCATGATACGATTGGGCAGAGCGGGGTCAAGGTCTACAGTCAGGGCAATTTGCTTTTCTTCGGCAAGGACATGGTATTGGGCAATCAACTCATTGACCATCGTCCGCAGGGTATAGGGCTTGTTGATAATATCTAGGCGTCCGACTTCAATCTTGGAAAGATCAAGAATCTCATTGATCAAGCCCAAAAGATCGCGGGCATTGACCAAAACACGCTCTTGATAGTTGCGCTGTTCGTCGTTCAGTTCGCCCGCCATCCCCGCCAATTGAATCTCCGTATAGCCAACAACAGCGTTTAGCGGGGTGCGCAGTTCATGGGACATGGTGGCAAGGAAGGCGCTCTTTGCCTTGTTTGCGGCTTCGGCGTCAAGGCGGGCTTTGTTTAGCTGTGCGTTTGTCTCCTCCAATTCGCGGGTGCGCAGGCGGACGCGCTCCTCAAGGTTTTCCTGAGATGCCCGCCGTCCGCTGATTTCTGCCGCCAAAATAAGCGCAGTAATCGCTACTGTGGAGACGAATGCCTGTACCAAGAGCAGCGATTCGTTTAAATCGGGGCGACGAAAGCTGCTGACGCCCTGAATGGTCGTCACCAAGGCGATGAGGGCAACAATGAGGATTGATCCGGCAGCGCCATACTGCTCAAAACGGAAAACACTCACCAGCAAGATGGGAATTATTGTATATTCAATGGGGTAGCCGCTGCGAAAGGCAAGAAAGCCGAGCAGAAGGAATAACCCTTGATGGAGAAGTGTCTCTGGCAGGCGTTCAATCCCATAAGGTGGGCGGCGAGAAAAGATCAGTAGGGCAGGGGTGATAATGAGGATACCAACGGCATCCCCTAGCCACCAAGTGACCCACGTAATGGCGAAATTTTCTGGTTTTGCATAGCCGGCAAGGGTGATGCTGATTGTCCCCATGGTGGCGTTAATCAGGCACGCGCCCAATGCCGCCAAGCCCGCGAAGATAAGGACATCATTCGTCAGGGTGAACGGATAATGAGGTATCTTGGTGAAACGCCGGAGAAGATAATCCCCCAGATAGGCTTCAAGGACTGCCCCTAGCCCGATAATAAGGCTTACCGTCAACGCTGTAGGTAGGCTCTCTGGGGCGTAAAACGCACGAATATTCCCATAAAACGAGCCGAGTAGAATCCCCGGCAAGGCAGTCCGCCGAAACGAAATAACCGCCGCCAGCGCCACCCCAGAAGGCAGCCAAACAGCGGTGACATTTCCAGCAATAGCAAATTGAAAGCCGATTTGCGCGGTGAGCGCGTAGACGATCCCCACAGCGGCTGTGATCGCTGCCATCTGCCAGAGAGGTTTGCTTTGCCGCAACGAAGGCGAGGGTAGAACTGATAACACCATGAAGGGGGAACTCCGCAAAAAAACCGTTAGATAGGTAAACTCAATTGTAGAGGGAGAGATGGTATCTCACCACAAAGACAACCCCCAAAGGGGATTCGTTTATTGACCATCTCCCTTATCTCCTTAGGACTTACGCAATTGAACGTGTTTACCCCGTATTCATCGGAAGGGGAAGATTGAGGGGGCTTCCCCCTCAAAAGGATGATTTCCCCCTCTCCCGCGCAGCGGGAGAGGGGGCTAGGGGGTGAGGGTCTGTGCGTAACTCCTACTCCTAATAACCGTTATATGTAAGGATAGAACAGCAGATTTGTCTCCATTTCTTCCGCCCCCAAGCCGCCATGCATCCCCAAAAAGCGCATCTCATAAATGCCTTTTTCATACCACCAAACCGTATTCCCCTGATAGGGTAAGACAACGAGATCAGCAATCCGCGCCCGAAAACTATCCGAAATGGTCTCCCCAAAGAATCCCTGCTCAATCAGGGTGTTTGTTCGATACACCTCGGCATAGCCTTCCAAGCGGCGGGTGAGCATCGTTTGCGCCTCGTCTACGGCATTGGGAAGGACATGGAGAAACATATCACGGCTGGAGCCGGCGGGCGTGAGAAGGTCTCCCCGCTGCCCCTGGCGGATCAATGGTACGAGTGCGGGGAGTGCCTGATTTAAGTAGACCGTCGTTTCAGGGTTGACCTCCGTTTGTCCATGATCGGCAATAAGCATGACGGCTGTATTTTTCAGTTTACCTGCCACTGCCGCGTGAAAAAGACGCTCTAAGGCATTCATACAGGTATCAATTTCGGCGGCGACATGGGGAGAGTCGGGTCCATAGCGGTGACAGATCGAGTCAATGGCATCATAGTACCAGTAAAAGAGCGCCTTCCCCTTGACCCGTAGCGCAAGTTCGGCAAGGTTCACCAACCCCTCAGAGAGTGTCCGATAGCCAATCAAGCTCGCCCCCTGAGAAAGAGTCTCTGTGTAGGTGGAATGGATGATATTGTGGGGCTGGAACAAGTAGCTTTTTACCCCCCGTGCGGCAAGATCACTGTATACGTTTTGACGGGGGTAGATCGTCTTGGGGTTTGCCGGACTTTTGCGAAGTGTTTCCGGTATCTCATCTCCGGCGTAGGAATACATCAGGGGGATAATCATCGCATCTAAGGTTGGTTCGTAGATAAACCATTCGTAGATACCCGTTTCCCCGACGGGCTTCCCCGTATGGAAGGTCGTCACATGGGCGGAGGTTGTTGAAGGGAACTGCGTAGAAAGAACGCTGATGACCCCCTCTTGGGCAATCCGTTGTAAAAAAGGGTACTTTTTGTAAAACCGTTCCACAAACCGCCAGCCAAAAGCATCAATGAATAGAACGATCACCTTTTCATAGTGAGGTGGAAAAAGTCCCAATGCGGGGGACGGCAGGCGATGTGGGGAGAGGTGTCCAGTGAGCATTGTCTGGATTGTTCCCGGTAAGGCGGCAAAGCCATAACCATCGTAGAGCGGCTTTCCAAAATGGCTGTTTAGGCGGCTCGTCCGCACGGCGCGGATCGATTCCTCGTTGATCATGGCAACTCCCGGCGTTCGGTTGTATGATGTTTAATCAAGAGGACAATCATACCCTTCATGAGACCCGTTCCCACTGAGGCAATTTTAAAGCCGCTCCCCGACGACACCCAACCTAAGCAGCAAAAGCAACCCTCTGGGCATGGGGCATTCTCGGCACTTCGCCACCCCGCCTACCGCTATTTTTTCGGCGGGCAAATCGTCTCTCTCATTGGAACATGGATGCAAACTGTGGCGCAGCAGATCGTTGTTTACCAACTTGCCGAGGCGCAACTTAAGGCAGGTGTTCCTGAGGCATTGGGGTCAGAATTGGCGTTGGGCTTGGTCGCCTGTGCGCAGGGCTTTCCAGCGTTCATTCTTGCCCCCTTCAGCGGGGTGATAGCCGAGCGCTTTCCGCGTCGTCGTGTGTTGATCCTGATGCAAACGTTGATGATGCTGACGGCGCTCACCCTCGCCGGCTTGAGCTTTGCCGGAACACTCCAAATTTGGCATGTCATTGCCCTTTCCTTTACATTGGGCATTGGTACA from Anaerolineales bacterium carries:
- a CDS encoding response regulator, translating into MPSMDGYALLGVIRSRPTVQSVPVIALTANAMIGDEDSIRNAGVDGYIGKPFSLITFVKEITEVVTQLDTAGT
- a CDS encoding alkaline phosphatase family protein, with the protein product MINEESIRAVRTSRLNSHFGKPLYDGYGFAALPGTIQTMLTGHLSPHRLPSPALGLFPPHYEKVIVLFIDAFGWRFVERFYKKYPFLQRIAQEGVISVLSTQFPSTTSAHVTTFHTGKPVGETGIYEWFIYEPTLDAMIIPLMYSYAGDEIPETLRKSPANPKTIYPRQNVYSDLAARGVKSYLFQPHNIIHSTYTETLSQGASLIGYRTLSEGLVNLAELALRVKGKALFYWYYDAIDSICHRYGPDSPHVAAEIDTCMNALERLFHAAVAGKLKNTAVMLIADHGQTEVNPETTVYLNQALPALVPLIRQGQRGDLLTPAGSSRDMFLHVLPNAVDEAQTMLTRRLEGYAEVYRTNTLIEQGFFGETISDSFRARIADLVVLPYQGNTVWWYEKGIYEMRFLGMHGGLGAEEMETNLLFYPYI
- a CDS encoding extracellular solute-binding protein; this translates as MSRKLFRVFSLIVVAALIVAGFAGAARPVRASGTSLEIYITGLSDDTMKWFREVVFPAFQKDHADVTLEILTGGWGDFDATVAGWITAGDGPDIVYLGSEYAATYGKLLTDMDPLLADWSELSNFLPAALDTAKFDGKLRGLPLLMSPRPIFYRTDLVTGEFKAPLTFAEALDFVKANTEFSADGAVSKQGFIDIGGGLFDAQEFIAYVWSAGGELYNEDGTSAFDSAATAEALQFMYDRRRLVLPTEQTAGLPPIEGTPLGSGKVVSGIFPMWNVPALSDKVWESVAIEPYPAGANGSPVVQVFTDWLSVPAYVPAEKLPVVADFLKFLGTKEYALALNKAAGFTPVRTDAWTDIRANSPVWDRLLGLAEEYGRGFSDIRASAELRPLLVEQITKFLTDQQSLEDTQANLKSEYDAILKAAGFIN
- a CDS encoding response regulator — its product is MNDQTWRILLAEDSFDDVQLVTKILTHYGIEVHHAANGVECLAMLFDLAPDLVITDLAMPEMDGWQTLQNIRADARTEDLPVIAIIAYHSTTVAEDAQSAGFNAYFSKPISPTTFVQSLRDLLLVG
- a CDS encoding sugar ABC transporter permease, with the translated sequence MPLSTAADYRIHNLLWACATLVFIAVTSVALGYLGRLVARARGLSAGEQRKVFVGVAFAGPWIVGFFIFVLGPSLVSFYYSFTNYKLGEPITTLSLGNYQTLFNSATTQGRQFAGALFNSLYYALIGVPLQIFAALGMALLLNRDLPLIKGFRTIFYLPVLLAGSAAALLAWRYMLGTNGGFVNIALRKLADSFFVFGWLYRGFIYVMETFSALWAGFTRGDPIGPFKYAIPVVITVLTLIYLSRGDWTDGKRANAWRVAQIFIIIFCFGLVIKLLTDAPITGSWVQPGKVALIGKLFTFQTTLEQPENLDYLRKVYASETLSSLWFYLAGGLTLIGVSSVSTIAVIGDGARAQLRRRLVAGALIIFGILALSTIIDGARYFQAFDAYTAATGKPSYHFTLFRQMATTFPEPNRLPLWMTNELWSKPSLVLITMWSSGAGMLIFLAALKGVPKSFYEAAQVDGASRIQQFFKITLPLISPAMFYNLVIGVIAALQTFDTIYILQNTNTIDSLRSAAYFLFTRTFQQGQIGEGAAVSWILAALILTVTALQFRWSRRWVHYEA
- a CDS encoding MASE1 domain-containing protein; translation: MAAITAAVGIVYALTAQIGFQFAIAGNVTAVWLPSGVALAAVISFRRTALPGILLGSFYGNIRAFYAPESLPTALTVSLIIGLGAVLEAYLGDYLLRRFTKIPHYPFTLTNDVLIFAGLAALGACLINATMGTISITLAGYAKPENFAITWVTWWLGDAVGILIITPALLIFSRRPPYGIERLPETLLHQGLFLLLGFLAFRSGYPIEYTIIPILLVSVFRFEQYGAAGSILIVALIALVTTIQGVSSFRRPDLNESLLLVQAFVSTVAITALILAAEISGRRASQENLEERVRLRTRELEETNAQLNKARLDAEAANKAKSAFLATMSHELRTPLNAVVGYTEIQLAGMAGELNDEQRNYQERVLVNARDLLGLINEILDLSKIEVGRLDIINKPYTLRTMVNELIAQYHVLAEEKQIALTVDLDPALPNRIMGDMGRVKQIVVNLLSNALKFTEKGAVEVHLKKVSDASWSLAVTDSGMGIPSHLQETIFDEFRQGDSAANRQHNGTGLGLAIVRKLALLMSGNVRVQSTPGQGSTFTVTLPLIPA
- the obgE gene encoding GTPase ObgE — encoded protein: MIDEATIYVKSGKGGDGFVHFHREKFVSRGGPDGGDGGRGGSVILVGTRRVNTLYSFLHKKKFVAADGKNGSIVNRTGSSADNLRIDVPLGTLVRDAATNDLLADLTTEGQEIVVAKGGRGGRGNQHYATSTNQAPRMAERGVPGEERRIKLELRLIADVGIVGVPNAGKSTLLSVISNAKPKIAAYPFTTLEPQLGVVVVGDRDIVVADIPGLIEGAHMGIGLGHTFLRHIQRTRVLIHLLDGAGENPLADFNQINAELALFDEDLAKKPQIVALNKIDLPDAEAHWEAVERALTDKGYTVVKLSAATQSGTQDLMNRVAAILAALPDTLEALTEEVMPLYAYTEDEESAFTISRDANGAYHVRGKRIERAAAMTYWEFEETLNRFQKILEVLGITKALIAAGVQVGDTVFIGDYELEWTH
- the nadD gene encoding nicotinate (nicotinamide) nucleotide adenylyltransferase, producing MDALMTGISGNIGIIGGTFDPPHIGHLILAETAADVLSLDRVLFAPAADPPHKQHHKQQGAMTPAPQRVAMVERAIAENPRFALSRVDLDREGPHYTVDMLRLLCEESPTAQLYFLMGGDSLADFPKWRDPEGILALARLAVIRRPGDAVSFEALRAVIPQIEERAVIMDAPLMSLSGYSVRALIAAGRSVRYQIPDPVAAYIRDMGLYR
- a CDS encoding SIS domain-containing protein is translated as MYHIEREIAEQPEVMRRLITEGMPLAEQIAAAIRAFNPAFVTIAARGTSDNAGRYAQYLWGIRAGLSVGLATPSVHTLYEAAPNLSRAVVIGISQSGRAEDVRKVLDDARAQGALTISLTNNAESPLAQSALYHLPLMAGEEISVAATKTYTAQLTAVALIAAALTENAEMRDYLAKLPDLAAETIRGTEGIRAWAERYRYMDRFVTTGRGYNYCTAFEISLKVKELCYVTGVEYSEADFRHGPIAMVSRGFPVFSIAPAGKALPNMISLLEKLNERGAENIVITNDDAAAALGVRAMRIPAGVPEWLTPLLAVIPGQVFAYQLALAKGHSVDQPEGLRKVTITQ